Below is a genomic region from Bordetella pertussis 18323.
CTGAGTAAGCATGGCGATTGCGAGTATGAGCGCGGCAGGCGCGCGAAACCTTGAAGGCCGGAAATTTAGCAGATACCGGGCCAGGCGCGGGCCAGAATCGGGGCCGGATCATCGATCGGCGCGGCCCCGACGATGCCCGCGGGCGCGTGCAGGCGCGTGGCGGCAAAGGCCGCGCCCACCGGGGTGGGCGCGTGGCGAATCAGCAAGGCAGCCTGCCAGAGCGTGGCCAGCCCGGCGGCCACGCGGCGCGCCAGGGCCTGCGGGACCGAGTCCGGCTGCGCCACCAGCGCCAGCCAGTCGTCCAGCGCCTGGTCGTACGCGGGCACCACGCCGCGCGCGCGGTCCAGCTCGTCGCGCAGGCCCGGCAGCGCCTCGGCCTCGCGCGCCAGGCCGCGCAGCACGTCCAGCGCCATGACATTGCCCGAGCCCTCCCAGATCGAATTGACCGGCGCCTCGCGGTACAGCCGCGCCAGCGGCGCTTCCTCGACGTAGCCGTTGCCGCCCAGCACTTCCATGCATTCGCCCAGCGCGGCGATGGCGCGCTTGCAGACCCACAGCTTGGCCGCCGGCGTACCCACGCGCACCAAGGCGCGCGCGACCGGGTCGGCACGCTCGTCCACGGCGCGCGCCAGCCGCAACGCCAGCACGGTCGCCGCCTCGCTCTCCAGCGCCAGGTCGGCCAGCAGCACCCGCATCAATGGCTGCGCCAGCAGGGCAGTCCCGAAAGCCTGGCGCTGCGCGGCGTGATGCAGGGCCTGCGCCACCGCCTGGCGCAACAGCGCCGCGCTGCCCAGCACGCAATCCAGCCGCGTAGTCGCGGCCATCTCCAGCAATACCGCGGTCCCGCGCCCCGGCTCGCCCAGCATGGCGCCCCAGGCCTGCTCGAACTCCACTTCGGCACTGGCGTTGCTGCGATTGCCCAGCTTGTCCTTCAGGCGGCGCAGGCGCACGGCATTGCGCGGCCCATCGGGCACCCAGCGCGGCACGAAGAAGCAACCCAGCCCTTCGTCGGTACGCGCCAGCACCAGGTGCGCATCGGCGTGCGGCACCGACAGGAACCATTTATGGCCGGTCAGCAGGTAGGCCTGGCCGCGCCCGGGCGCGCCGACCGGCTCGGCGCGCGTGGCCACCGAGCGCAGGTCCGAACCGCCTTGCTTCTCGGTCAGGCCCATGCCGATCAGGGCGCCGCGCTTGCGGCCGATGGGCGCGTCGCTGGCGTCGAACTCGCGCGAATACAGGACGTCGAGCCAGTCGCGCCCGTAGTCGATGACGCCGGCCGGCTCGCGCGCCAGCAAGGGCACCGCGGCGTGGGTCATGGTGGTGGGACACAGGGTGCCGGCCTCCACCTGGCCTTGCATCAGGTAGGCGGCCGCGCGCGCCACGTGCGCGCCCGGCACGGGCTGCGCCCAGGCCCTGCTGTGCAGCCCGCGCGCCACGATGCCGGTCATCAGCGCGTTCCAGGCCGGGTGAAAGGCGACCTTGTCCTGCCGGTGGCCGGTCGGGTCATAGGCCAGCAGGCGCGGCGAATTGCGATTGGCCTCGGCGGCGGCCTCCAGCGTCTGGGCCCGGCCCAGCCATGCGCCGTGCTCGCGCAACTCGGACTCGAAGGCCGCGGCGCCCTCACGCCGCACGGCCTGCTGCAGCACCGGATCGGTCTCGTACAGCGAATAATCTTCCAGCGGTGCGACCTGGTTGGTCACCTGGTGCGTAAGGAACGGCTGCATGGCGCCTCCGGCCTTGGCGGCGAAAGAATTGGGCGGACCGCCCGCCCCGCCGGGGGCTCTCCGCCCCCGCGCCTGCTCCTCAGGATGGGGAGCCCTGGTCAGCCCCTAGTGTATCGGGTTCGTCGCCCAGCAGCCGGGCCGCCTCGGCCTCCGGCAGGGCCTCGACCGTCCTGAGGTTGCGCAGCATGGCGCGCGTGCGCACCTCGGTCTGGCCGATCCTGTTGCTGGCGGTGTCCAGGGTTTTCTTGACCGTGGCCAGCGATTCGCCGAACTTGGCGAACTCGGTCTTGACCGCGCGCAGCACCTGCCACACCTCGGACGAGCGGCGCTCGATCGCCAGGGTGCGGAAACCCATCTGCAGGCTGTTGAGCAAGGCCGCCAGATTGGCGGGGCCGGCCACGTTCACGCGCAGGCCGTGCAGCTTGTCCAGCAATCCGGGCCGGCGCAGCACTTCCGCGTACAGGCCTTCGGTGGGCAGGAACATGATGGCGAAGTCGGTCGTGTGGGGCGGCGCCACGTACTTGGACGCGATGAGCCGCGCCTGCGTCTCCACGGCCTTGGCCAGCGCCGCGCCGGCGGCGCGGGCGGCCTCCTGCTCGGCCGCATCCTGGGCGTCCATCAGGCGCTCGTATTCTTCCTTGGGAAACTTGGCGTCGATGGGCAGCCACACCGGGCCGCCGCCCTCGTCCTTGCCCGGCAGTCGGATCGCGAACTCCACCACCGCATCGCTGCCGGGCACCGGCTTGACGTTGCGCGCGTATTGCTCGGGCGTCATGGCGTCTTCCATGAGCCGCGCCAGCTGCACCTCGCCCCAGGTGCCGCGCGATTTCACGTTGGTCAGCACCCGTTTCAGGTCGCCCACGCCGGCCGCCAGCGTCTGCATCTCGCCCAGGCCCTTGTGCACGGCCTCCAGGCGGTCCGACACCATCCGGAACGACTCGCCCAGGCGCTGCTCCAGCGTCGCGTGCAGCTTCTCGTCCACGGTACGGCGCATTTCCTCGAGCCGCGCGCCATTGTCCGCCTGCAAGGCCTGCAGGCGCTGGTCGACCACCTGGCGCACGTCCTGCATGCGGCGGTCATTCAGTTCGACCAAGCCCTGCAGGCGCTCGCCGAACTGGCTGGCGAAACGCGCCAGCGACTCGCCATGCTCGGCGCGGGCGGCGCGCGCGTCGCGCCCCAGCGTGGCGCGCAGCTCTTCCTGGCTTTGCGCCATCTCGGCGCGCAGCGCGCGCATCGACTCGGCCAGCTCGGCGCGCAACCCGCGCTGGCTCTCCGCCAGGTCTGCGCGCAGCCCCCGGTCCACGCGTTCCAGGCCATCGAGCAGCGCCTGCAGGCGCGCGTCGCCGCCCCGCCCGCGCAGCGCCAGCAGGCAGGCCAGCAGCGCGAACACCGCGGCCGCCACGGTTATCCAAGGCAGATAAGATTCCAAGCCAATCTCCACAAACCACGATTGTAGGAACAGGGGCCGGCTCACGCCAGGACACTGCTTAAGCAAGCCGGCGCAGGCTCACACCGGGCATACAAAAAAAGACTAACATTGCTCGCTGACTGTCATACCGATCCTTTTTTATCGTGCCCTGACCCGACAACACCGCAGACCACAACACCCATCACGCGCCCTTGCCGGGCAGCGGCTACGCCGCCATGTTCGGCCCGCTGGACCTGAGCCAGGCGCGGCTGCTGGCCCAGGGCGGCGACCGGTACGTGTTCCAGCACCCGCACGAGCCCGCGCTGTTGGTCAAGGTCATGGACATGGAGGCGCGCGCCGTCTATCTGGAGGCGCGCCCGTTCAAGCGCTGGTACAAGCAATTCCAGCGGGAAAGCGCCTACCGCGTCTACCTGAACGAAATCACCGAATACGTCACCACCTCGACCAGCGCCTCGGGTGTCTGGCAGGTGCCGCTGGCGCGCATCGTGGGGCTGGCGCAGACCTCGCTGGGCCTGGGCCTGCTGGCCGAGAAAATCACCGACGCGGCCGGCAACATGGCGCCGACGGTCAGCGATCTGGTCAAGCGCGGCGAATTCGACACGGCGCTGGCCCAGCGCCTGGACCGGTTCTTCGAAGACCTGGCCGACGCCCACATCGTGATCCACGATATCTCGGCCAGCAATATCGCCTGTGGCCGCAATGCCGAAGGCCGCGAAGGCCTGTATCTGATCGACGGCTTCGGCGTGCTGCCGCTGATTCCCACCTATGCCTGGAGCCGGCGCCTGAACCGCAAGCGCATCATGCGCAAGTACGCGGAACTGCGCGCCCGCATGCCCGCCCCGGCGCCCTGAGCCGGCGCTACACGTACAGCGCGCCGTCGGGATCCACCCAATCGAAATCGCGCCCGGCCTGCTGGCCGCGACGCAAGGGATTGCGCGTGCAGAACGCCGCATAGGCCGGATCG
It encodes:
- a CDS encoding PhoP regulatory network YrbL family protein → MPGSGYAAMFGPLDLSQARLLAQGGDRYVFQHPHEPALLVKVMDMEARAVYLEARPFKRWYKQFQRESAYRVYLNEITEYVTTSTSASGVWQVPLARIVGLAQTSLGLGLLAEKITDAAGNMAPTVSDLVKRGEFDTALAQRLDRFFEDLADAHIVIHDISASNIACGRNAEGREGLYLIDGFGVLPLIPTYAWSRRLNRKRIMRKYAELRARMPAPAP
- the rmuC gene encoding DNA recombination protein RmuC, whose protein sequence is MLKQCPGVSRPLFLQSWFVEIGLESYLPWITVAAAVFALLACLLALRGRGGDARLQALLDGLERVDRGLRADLAESQRGLRAELAESMRALRAEMAQSQEELRATLGRDARAARAEHGESLARFASQFGERLQGLVELNDRRMQDVRQVVDQRLQALQADNGARLEEMRRTVDEKLHATLEQRLGESFRMVSDRLEAVHKGLGEMQTLAAGVGDLKRVLTNVKSRGTWGEVQLARLMEDAMTPEQYARNVKPVPGSDAVVEFAIRLPGKDEGGGPVWLPIDAKFPKEEYERLMDAQDAAEQEAARAAGAALAKAVETQARLIASKYVAPPHTTDFAIMFLPTEGLYAEVLRRPGLLDKLHGLRVNVAGPANLAALLNSLQMGFRTLAIERRSSEVWQVLRAVKTEFAKFGESLATVKKTLDTASNRIGQTEVRTRAMLRNLRTVEALPEAEAARLLGDEPDTLGADQGSPS
- a CDS encoding isovaleryl-CoA dehydrogenase → MQPFLTHQVTNQVAPLEDYSLYETDPVLQQAVRREGAAAFESELREHGAWLGRAQTLEAAAEANRNSPRLLAYDPTGHRQDKVAFHPAWNALMTGIVARGLHSRAWAQPVPGAHVARAAAYLMQGQVEAGTLCPTTMTHAAVPLLAREPAGVIDYGRDWLDVLYSREFDASDAPIGRKRGALIGMGLTEKQGGSDLRSVATRAEPVGAPGRGQAYLLTGHKWFLSVPHADAHLVLARTDEGLGCFFVPRWVPDGPRNAVRLRRLKDKLGNRSNASAEVEFEQAWGAMLGEPGRGTAVLLEMAATTRLDCVLGSAALLRQAVAQALHHAAQRQAFGTALLAQPLMRVLLADLALESEAATVLALRLARAVDERADPVARALVRVGTPAAKLWVCKRAIAALGECMEVLGGNGYVEEAPLARLYREAPVNSIWEGSGNVMALDVLRGLAREAEALPGLRDELDRARGVVPAYDQALDDWLALVAQPDSVPQALARRVAAGLATLWQAALLIRHAPTPVGAAFAATRLHAPAGIVGAAPIDDPAPILARAWPGIC